From the genome of Ptychodera flava strain L36383 chromosome 20, AS_Pfla_20210202, whole genome shotgun sequence, one region includes:
- the LOC139120528 gene encoding protein regulator of cytokinesis 1-like — MTMENQKEVMKNEVGAHLVQALERLHSIWDEIGIGESQRADRQEVVMHHLRALLDEMVSEEEGLRQKLLKSVESCGQELLKLCLELSLAPYEPEENLTVLQLEKDLRTQVDKLSKVKHDRLQKLKKLKETEQHLCDVLCTTPYYVPTGSVPSEEQLETLQEHIDSLKSEKEKRSNIFTKTKQNIIVILEDLEQCPNTSFERDIVCEEEDSFLLSSENMAALKTLYTELQGKQKEVADIADSLRESITTLWDRLMVDSSEREKFLAEHSGYKPKVIEALQKEVARLEELKKQNIQRVTEGIREELKTWWDKCFYSRQQRHAFTAAYDDNFTEELLELHDQEIQKVKNYYKENKEMLDLVKKREDMWKKMLEFEKKANDPNRFANRGGNLLQEEKTRKRLQKELPKVEMDLGERIKQWEQEKGTEFLFDGCRFMDYVQAQWTAHEQEKKLHKELRLKARAMETEQEMRWGSKPTTPVKRRFIGTTTPTKTPKRMRGLNGSAAPSPAHRIGVTHSSICPSPSRNGRPPKSAKKPLPSAAKPSKTPVRRSTRRALADHNTRDTTSSAFSTTTLSGATSTGSNASTNISIASTCGSYDDFTHGLNAGGRSNYRSSALPSPTLGTHSRVTGL; from the exons AGAGGTTATGAAGAATGAAGTAGGAGCACATCTGGTGCAAGCATTGGAGCGACTGCACTCAATATGGGATGAGATTGGTATCGGGGAGAGCCAGAGGGCTGACAGACAGGAAGTAGTCATGCATCACCTGCGTGCTCTCCTTGATGAAATGGTGTCAGAGGAAGAGGGACTCAGGCAGAAATTACTGAAAAGTGTGGAATCGTGTGGACAggaattgttgaaattatgtttGGAGCTCTCTCTAGCTCCATATGAA CCTGAGGAGAATTTGACAGTTCTTCAGCTGGAAAAAGATCTCCGAACACAAGTGGACAAGCTGAGCAAAGTGAAACATGACAGACTTCAGAAACTGAAAAAACTGAAAGAAACAGAGCAACACCTGTGCGATGTACTTTGTACCACTCCATACTATGTACCTACAGGCAGTGTACCCAGTGAAGAACAACTGGAGACTTTGCAAGAACACATCGATTCTTTGAAATCTGAAAAG GAAAAACGTTCCAACATCTTCacaaaaaccaaacagaatatcATTGTGATACTTGAAGATCTGGAGCAGTGTCCCAACACATCGTTTGAACGTGACATTGTATGCGAGGAAGAAGATTCATTCCTGCTTTCCAGTGAGAACATGGCTGCCTTGAAAACTCTGTACACAGAg CTGCAAGGCAAGCAGAAGGAAGTGGCGGACATTGCAGACAGTCTGAGGGAAAGTATAACCACACTGTGGGATAGACTCATGGTGGACAGTTCTGAAAGAGAGAAATTCCTGGCAGAACACAGTGGTTATAAACCAAAAGTCATTGAAGCT CTACAAAAGGAAGTGGCACGTCTTGAAGAATTGAAAAAACAGAACATCCAGAGAGTGACTGAAGGAATCCGGGAAGAGTTGAAAACTTGGTGGGATAAGTGTTTTTACAGCCGACAACAGAGACATGCTTTCACTGCCGCATATGATG ACAATTTCACCGAAGAATTATTGGAGTTACACGACCAGGAGATACAGAAAGTGAAGAATTACTACAAGGAGAACAAGGAAATGCTGGATCTTGTCAAGAAGAGGGAAGACATGTGGAAAAAGATGCTGGAGTTTGAG AAAAAAGCAAATGATCCGAATAGATTTGCAAATCGTGGAGGTAACCTGCTGCAAGAAGAGAAGACAAGAAAGAGACTCCAGAAGGAACTGCCAAAA GTTGAGATGGACCTCGGTGAAAGGATCAAGCAATGGGAGCAAGAAAAAGGCACAGAGTTTTTATTTGACGGTTGTCGATTCATGGATTATGTACAGGCACAATGGACAGCTCATGAACAAGAGAAAAAATTGCATAAGGAGTTAAGG CTGAAAGCCAGAGCCATGGAAACGGAGCAAGAGATGAGATGGGGAAGTAAACCCACCACACCTGTGAAGAGACGTTTTATTGGAACAACCACACcaacaaaaacaccaaaaagaaTGAGAGGG CTCAATGGCAGTGCTGCACCCTCACCAGCGCACAGAATAGGAGTGACACATTCCAGTATCTGTCCATCCCCATCAAGAAATGGAAGACCACCAAAATCTGCCAAGAAACCCTTG CCTTCTGCAGCTAAACCTTCCAAGACTCCAGTAAGACGGTCCACTCGTAGAGCATTAGCCGATCATAACACCCGCGACACAACATCATCAGCATTCAGTACAACAACGCTAAGTGGTGCTACGAGTACGGGCAGTAACGCTAGCACTAATATATCCATTGCATCAACATGTGGATCATATGATGACTTCACA CATGGACTGAATGCAGGAGGTCGTTCTAATTATCGTAGCAGCGCATTGCCGAGCCCTACCCTTGGAACACACAGCCGAGTCACAGGATTATAA